Proteins encoded within one genomic window of uncultured Sphingopyxis sp.:
- a CDS encoding A/G-specific adenine glycosylase, with product MSFSTRLLAWYDRSARILPWRIAPGSGETPDPYRVWLAEVMLQQTTVAAVAGYFARFTARWPTVADLAAADDADVMAAWAGLGYYARARNLLACARAVVAEHGGRFPDSEAGLRALPGVGDYTAAAVAAIAFGRAAVVVDANIQRVIARHRLIETPLPMAKREIRAALAPLVPGDRPGDFAQAMMDLGATVCTPRSPACAICPVTADCRARGRPDIERLPVKPPKKAKPHRHGLAYWIERDGAIWLTRRPDKGMLGGMRALPGGDWSDDPPAESGVVRVDHGFTHFDLTLTLVHREVPPESPGAAAEGLWWPIAELDAAGLPTLYRKLTDKMLERDA from the coding sequence ATGAGCTTTTCCACGCGCCTGCTCGCTTGGTACGACCGCTCGGCGCGCATCCTGCCGTGGCGGATCGCGCCGGGGAGCGGGGAGACCCCCGATCCCTATCGCGTGTGGCTGGCCGAGGTGATGCTGCAGCAGACGACGGTGGCGGCGGTCGCGGGCTATTTCGCGCGCTTCACGGCGCGCTGGCCGACGGTCGCCGACCTCGCCGCGGCAGATGACGCCGACGTCATGGCGGCGTGGGCGGGGCTTGGCTATTATGCCCGCGCGCGCAACCTGCTCGCCTGCGCGCGCGCCGTTGTGGCGGAGCATGGCGGGCGCTTTCCCGATAGTGAGGCGGGGCTGCGCGCGCTGCCCGGGGTCGGCGACTATACCGCCGCCGCCGTCGCGGCGATCGCCTTCGGGCGCGCGGCGGTGGTGGTCGATGCCAATATCCAGCGCGTGATCGCGCGCCACCGGCTGATCGAAACCCCGCTACCGATGGCGAAGCGCGAAATTCGCGCCGCGCTCGCGCCGCTGGTCCCCGGCGACCGGCCGGGCGATTTCGCGCAGGCGATGATGGATCTCGGCGCGACCGTCTGCACGCCGCGCTCGCCCGCCTGCGCGATCTGCCCTGTCACGGCCGACTGCCGCGCGCGCGGGCGGCCCGACATCGAGCGCCTGCCGGTCAAGCCGCCGAAAAAGGCGAAGCCGCACCGGCACGGGCTGGCCTATTGGATCGAACGCGACGGGGCGATCTGGCTCACGCGCCGACCCGACAAGGGGATGCTCGGCGGGATGCGCGCGCTGCCCGGCGGCGACTGGTCGGACGATCCGCCCGCCGAGTCGGGAGTCGTGCGCGTCGATCATGGCTTCACCCATTTCGACCTGACGCTGACCTTGGTGCATCGCGAAGTGCCGCCTGAATCCCCCGGCGCCGCAGCGGAAGGCCTGTGGTGGCCGATCGCGGAGCTTGACGCCGCGGGGCTGCCGACGCTCTATCGCAAGCTGACCGACAAGATGCTGGAGAGAGACGCATGA